In Deltaproteobacteria bacterium, the following proteins share a genomic window:
- the rsfS gene encoding ribosome silencing factor → MKEVFKDSKEKTIFCAKVALERKAFDITILELKKISSLTDYFLICSGRSDRQVQAIAQSIEEKVREKGVRPLGTEGMREGRWVLMDYEDLVIHIFYESVRLYYDLEGLWIEAPRINPPEEKG, encoded by the coding sequence ATGAAAGAGGTTTTTAAAGACTCCAAGGAAAAAACGATTTTCTGCGCAAAGGTTGCCCTGGAGAGGAAGGCCTTTGATATAACCATCTTGGAACTCAAAAAGATCTCCTCCCTCACCGATTATTTCCTCATCTGCAGCGGTCGTTCTGACAGGCAGGTCCAGGCCATCGCCCAGTCTATCGAAGAGAAGGTGAGGGAGAAAGGGGTTCGCCCCCTGGGGACGGAAGGGATGAGGGAGGGGAGATGGGTCCTCATGGATTATGAAGACTTGGTCATTCACATCTTTTACGAATCAGTTCGGCTTTACTACGATCTAGAAGGCCTCTGGATAGAGGCCCCGAGGATAAATCCACCAGAGGAAAAGGGTTGA
- a CDS encoding DUF2520 domain-containing protein yields the protein MKENRIAIVGAGVVGTALAYLLKEKGYSIVGIASRRQESAQRAASLLESGVRATTTPEEIVPDADMVFITTSDSAIQEVCEGIASKEGFRPEQIVVHTSGALPSTILRRAKERGALIASVHPLQSFADVEEAVKIIPSSIFCLEGDREAIPPLMELVKTLGGRPLSIDTRHKPLYHAAAVVASNFLVTLAYLSYKFFEAIGISQDDASHALLPLIKGTVNNIEKLGPVKALTGPIARGDTNVVRGHLEALKGLDPKFIDIYCSISRLTVEVGLKKGTLSPERGEEILRILKGHLIPR from the coding sequence ATGAAGGAGAATAGGATAGCCATTGTAGGGGCAGGGGTGGTAGGTACGGCCTTGGCCTATCTCTTGAAGGAAAAGGGGTATTCTATAGTAGGTATAGCCAGCAGGAGACAGGAATCCGCCCAAAGGGCGGCTTCCCTCCTGGAAAGTGGTGTCCGGGCCACCACTACCCCAGAGGAGATCGTACCGGATGCAGACATGGTCTTTATCACCACCTCGGACAGCGCCATCCAGGAGGTCTGCGAGGGGATCGCCAGCAAGGAGGGTTTCCGCCCCGAGCAGATAGTGGTCCATACCAGTGGGGCCCTCCCCTCTACCATCCTACGTAGGGCCAAAGAGAGAGGGGCCCTGATCGCATCAGTTCATCCCCTGCAGAGCTTCGCCGATGTCGAAGAGGCGGTGAAGATCATCCCCTCCTCAATCTTTTGCCTGGAGGGGGATAGAGAGGCCATCCCTCCACTCATGGAGTTGGTAAAGACGTTGGGGGGAAGACCCTTGTCCATCGACACCCGGCATAAGCCCCTTTACCATGCGGCGGCTGTGGTGGCCTCCAACTTCCTGGTCACCCTTGCCTACTTAAGTTACAAATTTTTTGAGGCCATTGGTATTTCTCAAGATGACGCCTCCCATGCCCTGCTCCCCTTGATCAAAGGGACGGTAAATAACATAGAGAAGTTAGGGCCGGTCAAGGCCCTGACTGGGCCCATCGCTAGGGGGGATACAAACGTGGTAAGAGGACACCTGGAGGCCTTGAAGGGATTGGATCCCAAGTTCATTGATATATACTGCAGTATCTCCCGCCTTACCGTTGAGGTAGGGCTCAAAAAGGGTACCCTCTCACCCGAAAGGGGGGAGGAGATCTTGCGGATATTGAAAGGACATCTTATACCGCGATGA
- a CDS encoding ComF family protein has translation MKDEEVHLCSRCLRGRWHFEVHRSCGLYEGALKEAIHRFKYLHEFPLLRVFGDLLYPTLQTLSRDYPVDLIVPVPLHIQRLRERGFNQALLLARELSKRTGIPYPERALKKIKNTPFQTTLKGKERRKNVKGAFHVDKNEEIEGKSILLVDDVYTTGATVNECARTLLDGGAKSVAVLTVARAI, from the coding sequence TTGAAGGATGAGGAGGTCCACCTCTGCAGCCGCTGCCTTAGGGGGAGATGGCATTTCGAGGTCCATCGCTCCTGCGGCCTCTATGAAGGGGCGTTAAAGGAGGCAATACATAGGTTCAAATATCTGCATGAATTCCCCCTCTTGAGGGTCTTTGGGGACTTACTGTACCCAACCCTCCAAACCCTCTCCCGGGATTACCCGGTGGATTTGATCGTCCCCGTACCCCTCCATATCCAGAGGTTGAGGGAAAGGGGGTTCAACCAGGCACTCCTCCTGGCCAGGGAACTGAGCAAAAGGACGGGGATCCCTTATCCGGAAAGGGCACTGAAAAAGATCAAAAATACCCCCTTTCAGACCACCCTCAAGGGTAAGGAGAGGAGAAAAAACGTAAAGGGGGCCTTTCATGTGGACAAAAATGAAGAAATAGAGGGGAAATCCATCTTGCTGGTGGACGATGTCTACACCACAGGGGCCACAGTCAACGAGTGCGCCCGCACCCTGCTGGATGGGGGGGCCAAGAGTGTGGCTGTTTTGACCGTGGCCAGGGCGATATGA
- a CDS encoding DUF1049 domain-containing protein → MFIRLFFLFVTIFAGLFIYISYLNPLSVKFQYLKGSYLDTSLSILLISSFFVGTLITFLIYLAKDVRRSFKERKDKKEREQLWQRFYLATDALFKGNLPKAEKQILAYLKKRPDDPEAYLKLAEIHQKGARPQEAIETLKKAKDLKKDQLEILFKEAQIYKETQESPGAIKALQEIITLYPSNLEAMRELRDIYIDEREWDLALELERKIIKMSPEEEIERERKLQHGLRYEHARLMAERGEEDKGIKELKEIIKEDHSFSPPQVLLGELLRRTGEIKEAIKVWQKGFEWSREIIFLNKLEDLYLSQEDPRGIIHLYLEAMEKNPDNIVIPFFYARLCLRLEMIDEALGRLKEMGATLSDHPSYHYLLAEVYSHRADYEQAAEEYRKGLELEGGVHIPYRCTSCQKEVNDWLPSCPKCGQWGTFVVCTQEEIKVPLSPLSSQLMAWDF, encoded by the coding sequence ATGTTTATCAGGCTCTTTTTTCTTTTTGTCACCATTTTTGCGGGACTATTTATCTACATCTCTTACCTAAACCCTTTGAGTGTCAAATTTCAATATCTCAAGGGGAGCTATCTGGATACCTCCCTCTCCATCTTGCTCATAAGCTCCTTCTTTGTGGGGACCTTGATAACCTTCCTCATCTATCTGGCCAAGGACGTCAGGAGGAGCTTTAAAGAGCGCAAAGATAAAAAGGAGAGGGAACAACTATGGCAGAGGTTTTACCTGGCCACAGACGCCCTGTTTAAAGGTAACTTGCCCAAGGCCGAGAAACAGATCTTGGCGTACCTGAAGAAGAGGCCTGATGACCCCGAGGCCTACCTAAAACTTGCCGAGATCCATCAAAAAGGGGCAAGGCCCCAGGAGGCCATTGAAACCCTAAAAAAGGCCAAGGACTTAAAGAAGGACCAACTTGAGATCCTCTTCAAGGAGGCCCAGATCTACAAGGAGACTCAGGAATCCCCTGGGGCCATCAAGGCCCTCCAAGAGATCATCACCCTTTATCCTTCCAACCTGGAGGCGATGCGGGAGTTGAGGGACATCTATATCGATGAAAGGGAATGGGACCTGGCATTGGAACTAGAGAGAAAGATCATCAAGATGAGCCCAGAGGAGGAGATCGAACGGGAAAGGAAGCTTCAACATGGTCTGAGATATGAGCACGCCAGGCTTATGGCGGAAAGGGGGGAGGAAGATAAGGGGATAAAGGAGTTGAAGGAGATCATCAAGGAGGATCATTCCTTTAGCCCACCCCAGGTCCTGCTAGGAGAATTACTGCGCCGCACCGGGGAGATCAAAGAGGCTATCAAGGTCTGGCAAAAGGGGTTTGAATGGAGCCGTGAGATCATCTTTTTGAACAAATTGGAGGACCTCTACCTCTCCCAAGAAGACCCCCGGGGGATTATCCACCTCTATCTGGAGGCCATGGAGAAGAACCCCGATAACATCGTCATCCCCTTCTTCTACGCCCGGCTCTGCCTGCGACTGGAGATGATCGATGAGGCCCTGGGGAGGTTAAAGGAGATGGGGGCAACCCTCTCCGATCACCCCTCTTATCACTATTTGTTGGCCGAGGTATATTCCCATCGAGCCGACTATGAACAGGCGGCAGAAGAATATCGGAAGGGGCTTGAACTGGAGGGGGGAGTCCATATCCCCTACCGCTGTACTAGTTGCCAGAAGGAGGTCAATGACTGGCTCCCCTCCTGCCCGAAGTGCGGCCAGTGGGGTACTTTTGTCGTATGCACCCAAGAGGAGATCAAGGTGCCCCTTTCTCCCCTCTCCTCTCAGTTGATGGCCTGGGATTTTTAA
- a CDS encoding 23S rRNA (pseudouridine(1915)-N(3))-methyltransferase RlmH — protein MKFKFFFRGRERADLFQEGIEDYVARINRSFPVAVLYGKKDGEISKFLNHLSRGSYIIGLEEGGKGLNSPEFAQFLHGLMGRGIKEAVFLVGGADGFGSGWREKCNTILSLSPMTFSHQLARLILLEQVYRALSIIQNRPYHR, from the coding sequence TTGAAGTTCAAATTCTTCTTTAGGGGGAGGGAGAGAGCAGATCTATTCCAAGAGGGAATAGAGGATTATGTGGCCAGGATAAATAGATCCTTCCCTGTCGCGGTACTCTACGGGAAAAAGGATGGGGAGATCTCTAAATTCCTCAACCATCTATCCCGGGGAAGCTATATCATCGGCCTAGAGGAGGGAGGAAAAGGCCTTAACTCGCCAGAATTCGCCCAATTTCTCCACGGGCTCATGGGGCGGGGGATAAAGGAGGCCGTCTTTCTGGTAGGGGGGGCTGATGGCTTTGGTTCTGGTTGGAGGGAGAAATGCAACACCATCCTCTCCCTCTCCCCCATGACCTTCAGCCACCAGTTGGCCAGACTCATCCTCCTGGAACAGGTATATCGGGCCCTATCTATCATCCAAAATAGGCCCTATCACAGATAA
- a CDS encoding nicotinate-nucleotide adenylyltransferase yields MDRSGPLRRGKKRIGLFGGTFDPIHVGHLRCAQEVCEAFSLSQVIFVLAATPPHKLDRPSISTRHRWEMVKVAIADTPCFALSDVEIKREGKSYSIETISYYHRNLGEGERLFFILGADAFCEIETWRDYPQLFTLCDFIVISRPNFDPLRARVLKSEGFRKEPKEDCFLHPSGHSLYLHGVTPIGISSTEIRRIIKEGRSITYLVPKEVEEYIEKHGLYQG; encoded by the coding sequence ATGGACAGATCAGGACCTCTTAGGAGGGGAAAGAAGAGGATAGGACTTTTTGGTGGAACCTTTGACCCAATACATGTGGGGCACCTTCGTTGTGCCCAAGAGGTATGTGAGGCCTTTAGCCTCAGCCAGGTGATCTTTGTCCTGGCCGCCACCCCTCCCCATAAGCTGGATCGCCCCAGCATCTCCACCAGGCACCGCTGGGAGATGGTAAAAGTGGCCATTGCCGATACCCCCTGCTTCGCCCTTTCTGACGTAGAGATAAAGCGGGAGGGAAAGTCATATTCCATAGAGACCATCTCTTACTATCACCGCAACCTTGGAGAGGGGGAAAGGCTCTTTTTTATCTTGGGCGCCGACGCCTTCTGTGAGATAGAGACCTGGAGGGATTACCCGCAACTGTTCACCTTGTGCGACTTTATCGTAATCTCCCGTCCAAACTTTGATCCCTTGAGGGCAAGGGTGTTAAAATCCGAAGGTTTCCGGAAGGAGCCTAAAGAAGACTGCTTCCTCCACCCATCAGGCCACTCCCTCTATCTGCATGGGGTGACCCCCATCGGAATCTCCTCCACAGAGATCAGGAGGATTATCAAGGAGGGGAGATCCATCACGTACCTGGTCCCCAAAGAGGTGGAGGAGTATATAGAAAAACACGGACTTTATCAGGGATGA